In Candidatus Tachikawaea gelatinosa, a genomic segment contains:
- a CDS encoding HU family DNA-binding protein: protein MNKSQLIEKIAIDADISKVTAGRVLNAFMGSVSNALRAGEEVTLIGFGTFSVRKRAARIGRNPQTGKEITIPAAKFPGFRPGKILKKVINE from the coding sequence GTGAATAAATCACAGTTAATAGAAAAAATTGCTATAGATGCTGATATTTCAAAAGTAACAGCAGGACGTGTTTTAAATGCATTTATGGGTTCAGTTTCTAACGCATTAAGAGCTGGTGAAGAAGTTACTTTAATTGGATTTGGTACTTTCTCTGTACGTAAAAGAGCTGCTAGAATTGGAAGAAATCCTCAAACAGGCAAAGAAATTACAATTCCTGCTGCAAAATTTCCAGGATTTCGTCCAGGAAAAATATTAAAAAAAGTTATTAATGAATAA
- the apt gene encoding adenine phosphoribosyltransferase, with product MEKKTILLIKKLIKNVPNFPKPGIIFRDISNILDNPQIYSQIILCISNHYYDKKITKIAGIEARGFLFGAPVALNLGIGFVPIRKPNKLPRAKYSEKYNMEYSSNSLEIHKDAISSVDKVLIIDDILATGSTVSAAVKLIRKTGKVNDAAFLMSLHFLKADKKLEKININCFNIIKITK from the coding sequence ATGGAAAAAAAAACAATTCTTTTAATCAAAAAATTGATTAAAAACGTTCCAAATTTTCCCAAACCTGGAATTATATTTCGTGATATTAGCAATATCTTAGATAATCCTCAAATTTATTCTCAAATAATTTTATGTATATCTAATCATTATTATGATAAAAAAATAACTAAAATTGCAGGAATAGAAGCTCGAGGTTTTTTGTTTGGTGCACCTGTTGCTTTAAATTTAGGTATTGGTTTTGTTCCAATACGTAAGCCAAATAAGCTACCTAGAGCAAAATATAGCGAAAAATATAATATGGAATATTCTTCAAATTCTTTAGAAATACACAAAGATGCTATTTCTTCTGTAGATAAAGTTTTAATTATTGATGATATTTTAGCTACTGGATCAACTGTCAGTGCTGCGGTTAAATTAATCAGAAAAACAGGAAAAGTAAACGATGCAGCATTTTTAATGAGTTTACATTTTCTAAAAGCGGATAAAAAACTAGAAAAAATTAATATTAATTGTTTTAATATAATAAAAATAACAAAATAG
- the dnaX gene encoding DNA polymerase III subunit gamma/tau produces MIYQVLARKYRPQTFSEINGQTHIITALKNALSLNRLHHAYLFSGTRGIGKTTIARVLAKGLNCKKKITDNPCRKCQHCLDIENGTSIDLIEIDAASQSKVEDIRNVLDNIQYYPLHCRFKIYLIDEVHMLSRYSFNALLKTLEEPPNHVKFILATTDPNKLPTTIISRCLHFYLQKLTINEITKKLQDIVNKEKIKTELNSLTLIAKSSDGSMRDALSLTDQAIALGNGKINFIDLKYILGIIDEKYSLLIFESLVKGNIKKIMCLLDDIEKNGQLCENLLIEILSWIHHIAILQILPDSLPEEKKKYLDILNNLAISVSPSDIQLYYQIFLLGRKDFYYAPCNRTGIEMIILKAIAFHPKVTESYKTIQS; encoded by the coding sequence ATGATTTATCAAGTATTAGCTAGAAAATATAGACCTCAAACATTTTCGGAAATAAATGGACAAACACATATAATAACAGCATTGAAGAATGCATTATCATTAAATCGACTACATCATGCATATCTTTTTTCTGGTACTCGAGGAATTGGAAAGACTACAATAGCTAGAGTTTTAGCAAAAGGATTAAATTGTAAAAAAAAAATTACTGATAATCCGTGTAGAAAGTGTCAACATTGTTTAGATATCGAAAATGGTACAAGTATTGATTTAATAGAAATTGATGCTGCATCGCAAAGTAAAGTAGAAGATATTAGAAATGTTTTAGACAACATACAATATTACCCTTTACATTGTCGTTTTAAAATCTATCTTATAGATGAAGTACATATGCTTTCTCGGTATAGTTTTAATGCTTTATTAAAAACTTTAGAAGAACCTCCTAATCATGTTAAATTTATATTAGCAACAACGGATCCTAATAAATTACCTACAACAATTATATCACGATGCTTACATTTTTATTTACAAAAATTAACTATTAATGAGATTACAAAAAAGTTACAAGATATTGTAAATAAAGAAAAAATTAAAACTGAACTTAACTCATTAACATTAATTGCTAAATCATCTGATGGTAGCATGAGAGATGCTTTAAGTTTAACTGATCAAGCTATAGCTTTAGGTAATGGAAAAATAAATTTTATAGATTTAAAATATATTTTAGGGATTATTGATGAAAAATATTCTTTGTTAATATTTGAATCTTTGGTTAAAGGTAATATTAAAAAAATTATGTGTTTATTAGATGATATTGAAAAAAATGGTCAGTTATGCGAAAACTTATTAATTGAGATTTTATCTTGGATACATCATATTGCTATTTTACAAATTTTACCTGATAGTCTTCCAGAAGAAAAAAAAAAATATTTAGATATATTAAATAATTTAGCTATTTCTGTTTCACCTAGTGATATTCAATTATATTATCAAATATTTTTATTAGGGAGAAAAGATTTTTACTACGCTCCTTGCAATAGAACAGGAATAGAAATGATAATTTTGAAAGCCATTGCTTTTCATCCAAAAGTTACAGAATCTTATAAAACCATTCAAAGTTAA
- a CDS encoding YbaB/EbfC family nucleoid-associated protein has protein sequence MFNKGGINNLVKQAQQMQDKMSKIQEEINLLKVTGESGAGLVKVTLNGAYNCQNVQIDSDLLKNNSDKEILEDLIAAAFNDAARRIEEVQKEKMSSVSSNLNLPSGFNMPF, from the coding sequence ATGTTTAACAAAGGTGGAATAAACAATTTAGTAAAACAAGCTCAACAAATGCAAGATAAGATGTCTAAAATACAAGAAGAAATTAATTTATTGAAAGTAACTGGAGAATCTGGTGCAGGTTTAGTAAAAGTTACTCTTAATGGTGCTTATAATTGCCAAAATGTTCAAATTGATTCTGATTTGTTAAAAAACAATTCTGATAAAGAAATTTTAGAAGACTTAATCGCTGCAGCTTTTAATGATGCCGCAAGACGAATTGAAGAAGTTCAAAAAGAAAAAATGTCATCTGTCTCTTCTAATTTAAATTTACCTTCAGGATTTAACATGCCATTTTAA
- the htpG gene encoding molecular chaperone HtpG produces MTQKETYNFQSEVKQLLKLMIHSLYSNKEIFLRELISNASDAADKLRFLALSNPSLYENDTDLCVKISLDKKNCLIKISDNGIGMKKKEVIENLGTIAKSGTKNFLESLKTESENKNAQLIGKFGVGFYSAFIVSDKVSLHTRAANVSADESVLWQSTGEGEYTLTQKEKKKRGTEIVLHIKKSEKEFLDVWRLKSIISKYSDHISLPVKMEMEDEKTKLFKWEQVNKAQAIWTRKKSEISIKEYKDFYTSITNDSVEPIIWTHNHVEGKQEYIVLLYIPSNTPWDLFHRDNKHGLKLYIQRVFIMDDTEQLLPNYLRFVKGIVDSNDLPLNISREILQENHLISNLKLAITKRILHILEKLSKDDNEKYQKFWNTFGLVFKEGAAEEHINKKEFMNLLRFSSTYQNNPEQNVSLADYISRTKKDQKNIYYITADNYISAKNSPHLEQFKQKNIEVLLLSDRIDEWMISYFTDFENKSFKSVSKIDKDLEKIDKENLQDNKKNQEKEFAPFLQIIEKQLKNRVKKVKLTYALTKTPSILTTDTEEMSTQMAKLFKAAGQAVPDIKYIFNINPQHILIKHIIKVSDKVILKDWIELLFEEALLAEKGTLEDTNKFINRVNRLLFP; encoded by the coding sequence ATGACCCAAAAAGAAACATATAATTTTCAATCAGAAGTAAAACAACTACTAAAACTGATGATTCATTCTTTATATTCTAATAAAGAAATTTTTTTACGAGAACTTATCTCTAATGCTTCGGACGCAGCTGATAAATTAAGATTTTTAGCTCTTTCTAATCCATCGCTATATGAAAATGATACTGATTTATGTGTAAAAATATCGTTAGATAAAAAAAATTGCTTAATTAAGATTAGCGATAATGGCATTGGCATGAAAAAAAAAGAAGTAATTGAAAACCTTGGAACTATTGCTAAATCAGGTACAAAAAATTTTTTGGAATCTTTAAAAACTGAAAGCGAAAACAAAAATGCACAGCTTATTGGAAAGTTTGGTGTAGGTTTTTATTCAGCGTTTATTGTATCTGATAAAGTTTCTTTGCATACTCGTGCAGCAAATGTTTCGGCTGATGAATCAGTTTTATGGCAATCTACAGGAGAAGGAGAATATACTCTTACACAAAAAGAAAAGAAAAAACGAGGTACTGAAATTGTTTTGCATATTAAAAAATCAGAAAAAGAGTTTCTTGATGTTTGGCGATTGAAAAGTATTATTAGTAAATATTCTGACCATATTTCTTTACCTGTAAAAATGGAAATGGAAGATGAAAAAACAAAGCTATTTAAATGGGAACAAGTGAATAAAGCTCAAGCAATATGGACACGAAAAAAATCAGAAATTAGCATAAAAGAATATAAAGATTTTTATACAAGTATTACTAATGATTCTGTTGAACCAATAATTTGGACACATAACCATGTTGAAGGAAAACAAGAATATATTGTTTTACTATATATTCCTTCTAATACTCCATGGGATTTGTTTCATCGCGATAATAAACATGGTTTAAAATTATATATACAACGCGTTTTTATTATGGACGATACCGAACAACTTTTACCGAACTATTTACGTTTCGTAAAAGGTATTGTAGATTCAAATGATTTACCATTAAATATTTCCCGTGAAATTTTACAAGAAAATCACTTAATTAGTAATTTAAAACTTGCGATCACAAAACGTATTTTACATATTCTTGAAAAATTATCTAAAGATGATAATGAGAAATATCAAAAATTTTGGAATACTTTTGGATTAGTATTTAAAGAAGGAGCTGCAGAAGAACATATAAATAAAAAAGAATTTATGAATTTATTAAGATTTTCTTCAACGTATCAAAATAATCCTGAACAAAACGTATCTTTAGCAGATTACATTAGTAGAACAAAAAAAGATCAAAAAAATATTTATTATATTACTGCTGATAATTATATATCTGCTAAAAATAGTCCTCATTTAGAACAGTTTAAACAAAAAAATATTGAGGTATTATTATTATCTGACCGTATTGACGAATGGATGATTAGTTATTTTACAGATTTTGAAAATAAATCTTTTAAATCTGTGAGCAAAATCGACAAAGATCTAGAAAAAATTGACAAAGAAAATTTACAAGATAATAAAAAAAATCAAGAAAAAGAATTTGCACCATTTTTACAAATTATAGAAAAACAGCTAAAAAATCGCGTAAAAAAAGTAAAATTAACGTATGCTTTAACTAAAACTCCATCTATTTTAACGACAGATACTGAAGAAATGAGTACTCAGATGGCTAAACTTTTTAAAGCAGCTGGGCAAGCAGTGCCAGATATCAAATATATTTTTAATATTAATCCTCAACATATCTTAATAAAACACATTATTAAAGTATCAGACAAAGTTATTTTAAAAGACTGGATAGAACTATTATTTGAAGAAGCATTATTAGCTGAAAAAGGTACTTTAGAAGATACTAATAAATTTATTAATCGAGTTAATCGTTTATTATTTCCTTAA
- the adk gene encoding adenylate kinase encodes MRIILLGAPGTGKGTQANFITNKYHIPQISSGDILRKFLKKESSESNHLKNVIKKGELVNDKIIINLISARLKKKDCKNGFLLDGFPRTINQAIYMKQEKIKIDFVLEFSLDVPSIIKRVTGRRIHEPSGRIYHINFCPPKNSEKDDITGEKLTIRLDDQEHILKKRLQQYNKLTIPLINFYKQEVKLSGIQYHIINMNKNVYEIRQRLLKIFNV; translated from the coding sequence ATGCGTATTATCCTATTAGGAGCTCCTGGTACAGGGAAAGGTACACAAGCTAACTTTATTACAAATAAATATCATATTCCTCAAATTTCTAGTGGAGATATTTTACGTAAGTTTTTAAAAAAAGAATCTAGTGAAAGCAATCATTTAAAAAATGTAATTAAAAAAGGAGAATTAGTTAACGATAAAATAATAATTAATTTAATAAGTGCACGTTTAAAAAAAAAAGATTGTAAAAATGGCTTTTTACTGGATGGATTTCCTCGAACAATTAATCAAGCTATTTATATGAAACAGGAAAAAATTAAAATTGATTTTGTATTAGAGTTTAGTCTTGATGTTCCGTCTATTATTAAACGTGTTACAGGACGTCGAATTCATGAACCGTCTGGTCGAATTTATCATATTAATTTTTGTCCACCTAAAAATTCTGAAAAAGATGATATTACAGGAGAAAAATTAACTATTAGATTAGATGATCAAGAACATATATTAAAGAAACGTTTACAACAATATAATAAATTAACTATACCTCTTATTAACTTTTATAAACAAGAAGTTAAATTAAGTGGAATACAATATCATATAATTAACATGAATAAAAATGTTTATGAAATTCGTCAACGTTTATTAAAAATTTTCAATGTATGA
- the hemW gene encoding radical SAM family heme chaperone HemW: MYWRRNTKFVSSKFYKIFDICYKKKIEITTDVEITIEVNPGTVCLSTFQAYQEIGINRISIGAQSFNKNQLKSIGRIHDNVDIEKSIVFLKKINFLNFNIDLMYGLPNQTLQDSLNDLIKAVQLKPTHISWYQLTVEKNTQFYSFTPTLPSEDNIWKIFKKGHNFLISQKYLQYEISSYAAVNHFCKHNMNYWNFGDYLGIGCGSHSKITNNNKSIIRIIKTSSPKKFMEGTYIFKTYKVKNKDKPFEFFLNRFRLLKDIPRETFEIYTGLKENYIRLQINQAIDNKYIKESKKNWILTRKGKRYLNNLLEIFIDI; this comes from the coding sequence ATTTATTGGAGGAGGAACACCAAGTTTGTTTCATCCAAATTCTATAAAATTTTTGATATATGCTATAAAAAAAAAATTGAAATTACTACTGACGTGGAAATTACAATTGAAGTAAACCCAGGTACTGTTTGTTTAAGCACTTTTCAGGCTTATCAAGAAATTGGTATTAACAGAATTTCTATTGGTGCACAAAGTTTTAACAAAAATCAACTAAAAAGTATAGGAAGAATACATGATAATGTTGATATAGAAAAATCTATCGTTTTTTTAAAAAAAATAAATTTTCTAAATTTTAACATTGATTTGATGTATGGATTACCGAATCAAACTTTACAGGATTCTTTAAATGATTTAATTAAAGCTGTTCAATTAAAACCTACACATATCTCATGGTATCAATTAACGGTTGAAAAAAATACTCAATTTTATTCTTTTACTCCTACACTTCCTAGTGAAGATAATATATGGAAAATTTTTAAAAAAGGACATAATTTTTTAATCTCTCAAAAATATTTACAATATGAAATATCTAGTTATGCAGCAGTCAATCATTTCTGTAAACATAATATGAATTATTGGAATTTTGGTGATTATTTAGGTATTGGATGTGGTTCACATAGTAAAATAACTAACAATAACAAATCTATCATTCGGATAATTAAAACGAGCTCTCCAAAAAAATTTATGGAAGGAACTTACATATTTAAAACTTATAAAGTTAAAAATAAAGATAAACCATTTGAGTTTTTTTTAAATCGTTTTCGTTTATTAAAAGATATTCCACGTGAAACATTCGAAATTTATACTGGATTAAAAGAAAACTATATAAGATTGCAAATAAATCAAGCAATTGATAACAAATATATTAAAGAATCTAAAAAAAATTGGATATTAACAAGAAAAGGTAAACGATATCTAAATAATTTATTAGAGATATTTATAGATATTTAA
- a CDS encoding radical SAM protein encodes MNNNFIKIGLYIHIPWCIKKCPYCDFNSYKQTKEHDINIEKSYIKHLLTDLQNNLYLIKDRKINTIFIGGGTPSLFHPNSIKFLIYAIKKKLKLLLTWKLQLK; translated from the coding sequence TTGAATAATAATTTTATCAAAATTGGTTTATATATTCATATTCCGTGGTGTATTAAAAAATGTCCCTATTGTGATTTTAATTCATATAAACAAACAAAAGAACATGATATTAATATAGAAAAATCATATATAAAACATCTATTAACTGATTTACAAAATAACCTTTACTTAATTAAAGATAGAAAAATTAATACAATATTTATTGGAGGAGGAACACCAAGTTTGTTTCATCCAAATTCTATAAAATTTTTGATATATGCTATAAAAAAAAAATTGAAATTACTACTGACGTGGAAATTACAATTGAAGTAA
- a CDS encoding YggT family protein: MLQLLINLVSWIIIIRSIRSWAIINYTDADIVFFQLTEPLMIRIRHYIPIIGGIDFSGMIAILLLYIFNCILKDLFPSFNFYL, from the coding sequence TTGTTACAGCTTTTAATAAATCTTGTCTCATGGATAATAATTATTCGTTCAATTAGAAGTTGGGCCATTATAAATTATACTGATGCAGATATTGTTTTTTTTCAATTAACAGAACCTTTAATGATCAGAATACGTCATTATATTCCTATAATTGGAGGGATAGATTTTTCAGGAATGATTGCGATACTTTTACTGTATATTTTTAACTGCATTTTAAAAGATCTTTTCCCAAGTTTTAATTTTTATTTATAA
- a CDS encoding YggS family pyridoxal phosphate-dependent enzyme: protein MISIQKNLQTIRKTIINISKYYHRDYKKIKLVAVSKTKNIFDIQNAINNKQYLFGENYVQEAIKKIEIIKKTNKNCEWHFIGSIQKNKIKLIAKYFDWCHTVNKINTAELLNKHRSNISFSPINVLIQVNISEEKTKFGIKKEEIFYLAKAIKKLPQLCLRGLMAIPAKNENYEDQCLLYQTLNIYFLKLKKIYNTVDTLSLGMSKDINLAIKYGSTLLRIGTSIFGSRNN from the coding sequence ATGATCTCTATTCAAAAAAACTTACAAACTATTCGTAAAACAATTATAAATATATCTAAATACTATCACCGTGATTATAAAAAAATTAAACTTGTTGCTGTTAGTAAAACAAAAAATATTTTCGATATTCAAAATGCGATAAATAATAAACAATATTTATTTGGAGAAAATTATGTACAAGAAGCAATAAAAAAAATTGAAATAATCAAAAAAACTAATAAAAATTGTGAATGGCATTTTATTGGGAGTATACAAAAAAACAAAATTAAATTAATTGCAAAATATTTCGATTGGTGCCATACAGTTAACAAAATAAATACAGCTGAGTTATTAAATAAACATAGGTCTAATATTTCATTTTCACCGATAAATGTTCTTATTCAAGTGAACATTAGTGAAGAAAAAACTAAATTTGGTATTAAAAAAGAAGAAATATTTTATTTAGCTAAAGCTATCAAAAAATTACCACAATTATGTTTACGTGGTTTAATGGCTATACCAGCAAAAAATGAAAATTACGAAGATCAATGCTTATTATATCAAACACTTAATATATATTTTTTAAAATTAAAAAAGATATATAATACTGTTGATACTTTATCATTAGGAATGAGTAAAGACATAAATTTAGCTATTAAATATGGCAGCACCTTATTAAGGATAGGTACTTCTATTTTTGGAAGCCGTAATAATTAA
- the ruvX gene encoding Holliday junction resolvase RuvX, translated as MLNKTFFCFDFGTKNIGVAIGQNIICIANPLTTIQSKKKNHINWIKIQHLLKIWQPNHIIIGYPMNMDGTDQRLTDCVKIFAKTFNEKFKIPVEFYDERLSTVEAKSKLFKKGGYRALKKKYINSLSAVVILQSWFEDVYKKNK; from the coding sequence ATGTTAAATAAAACTTTTTTTTGTTTTGATTTCGGTACAAAAAATATTGGGGTAGCAATAGGTCAAAACATAATCTGCATTGCTAACCCTCTTACAACTATTCAATCAAAAAAAAAAAATCACATAAACTGGATAAAAATACAGCATCTTTTAAAAATATGGCAACCAAATCATATAATAATTGGTTATCCTATGAATATGGATGGAACAGATCAAAGACTAACTGATTGTGTAAAAATTTTTGCTAAAACCTTCAATGAAAAATTTAAAATTCCTGTAGAGTTTTATGATGAAAGATTAAGTACTGTTGAAGCTAAATCAAAGTTATTTAAAAAAGGAGGATACCGAGCTCTTAAAAAAAAATATATAAATTCATTATCAGCTGTCGTTATATTACAAAGTTGGTTTGAAGACGTTTATAAAAAAAATAAATAA
- a CDS encoding YqgE/AlgH family protein has protein sequence MNLQHHFLIAMPSLQDPFFKKSVIYICEHNNKGAMGLVINKTLTNITIEGILNKLNIVPNNSDFSKTILNKPVFTGGPIAEDHGFIVHSNQKIYSSSIRISDNTMITTSRDIIEVIGTKEQPENMLIALGYCAWEKNQLENELLENIWLLIPANDSLLFHTPISERWKKAAKNIGIDDMININNQIGHS, from the coding sequence ATGAATTTACAACATCATTTTTTAATCGCAATGCCATCTTTACAAGATCCTTTCTTTAAAAAATCAGTTATTTATATTTGTGAACATAATAATAAAGGAGCAATGGGATTAGTTATTAATAAAACTTTAACAAACATCACTATTGAAGGTATTTTAAATAAACTTAATATAGTACCTAATAATTCTGATTTTTCAAAAACTATACTAAATAAACCAGTTTTTACTGGTGGACCTATAGCAGAAGATCATGGATTTATAGTGCATTCTAATCAAAAAATTTATAGTTCTAGTATTCGTATATCTGATAATACTATGATTACTACTTCACGTGATATTATTGAAGTAATTGGTACTAAAGAACAACCAGAAAATATGTTAATTGCGTTAGGATATTGTGCTTGGGAAAAAAATCAGCTAGAAAATGAATTATTAGAAAATATTTGGCTATTAATACCTGCTAATGATTCTCTTTTATTTCATACTCCTATTTCTGAAAGATGGAAAAAAGCTGCTAAAAACATTGGTATTGATGATATGATTAATATAAATAATCAAATAGGTCACTCTTAA